A DNA window from Pseudodesulfovibrio thermohalotolerans contains the following coding sequences:
- a CDS encoding DUF4198 domain-containing protein codes for MRKLTFVLAILSVVLFAGQAFAHFGMLIPDTDELTQDKRTVELTLSFSHPFEGQGMELEKPAAFFVAVNNEQKMDLLSSLTKTEVMGHTAWKTSFTPKAPGMYTFVFDPVPYKEDAENNYIRHITKVVIDAYGEGEEWNTPLGLDTEIVPLTRPFGNYAGNVFQGVVMLDGKPAPYTRVEVEFYNKDGKRQAPNERMVTQEVIADGQGVFTFVCPWKGWWGFAGLNAAEQPYEGRELEMGAVIWVNMQ; via the coding sequence ATGAGAAAACTGACTTTTGTTCTGGCGATTCTGAGCGTCGTTCTGTTTGCCGGTCAGGCTTTTGCCCATTTTGGCATGTTGATTCCGGATACGGACGAGCTGACCCAGGACAAGCGGACCGTTGAGTTGACCCTGTCCTTCTCCCATCCTTTCGAGGGTCAGGGAATGGAGCTGGAAAAGCCCGCCGCCTTTTTCGTGGCCGTGAACAACGAGCAGAAGATGGACCTGCTGTCTTCGCTGACCAAGACCGAGGTTATGGGACACACCGCCTGGAAGACCTCTTTCACTCCCAAGGCACCGGGAATGTACACCTTCGTCTTCGATCCGGTTCCTTATAAGGAAGACGCCGAGAACAATTACATTCGGCACATCACCAAGGTTGTGATCGACGCTTACGGCGAGGGAGAGGAGTGGAACACTCCGCTCGGACTGGATACCGAGATCGTGCCGCTGACGAGGCCCTTCGGCAACTACGCAGGCAACGTTTTCCAGGGTGTGGTCATGCTTGATGGCAAGCCCGCTCCGTACACCCGGGTGGAGGTGGAGTTTTATAACAAGGACGGTAAGCGTCAGGCTCCCAACGAGCGCATGGTCACGCAGGAAGTGATCGCCGACGGGCAAGGCGTCTTTACCTTCGTATGCCCGTGGAAGGGATGGTGGGGATTCGCCGGTCTGAATGCCGCCGAGCAGCCCTATGAGGGCCGCGAGCTCGAAATGGGCGCGGTCATCTGGGTCAACATGCAGTAA
- a CDS encoding pseudaminic acid biosynthesis-associated methylase — protein sequence MNTSQEIRARSIWPRIYIFSKVLQHTVSVKGIIEFGANIGMNLIAIKKLLPEADLAAIEINEKAAGQLRELGIADVHNTSILDYTPDRKYDLVLSKGVLIHINPDDFDTVYSKIYEYSSQYICIAEYYNPSPTEVNYRGHSCRLFKRDFAGEFLEKFPDVELVDYGFAYHKDNNFHKDDINWFLLRK from the coding sequence ATGAATACATCGCAAGAAATCAGAGCGAGAAGTATTTGGCCTCGAATATATATTTTTTCAAAAGTCTTACAACACACAGTTTCCGTCAAAGGCATCATCGAGTTTGGGGCCAATATCGGAATGAATTTGATCGCCATCAAAAAACTGCTTCCTGAAGCGGATTTGGCGGCCATAGAAATTAATGAAAAAGCTGCCGGTCAGTTGCGTGAACTTGGGATTGCAGATGTGCACAACACTTCGATCCTTGATTATACCCCGGATCGTAAATACGATTTAGTATTGTCAAAAGGGGTGTTGATTCACATTAACCCTGACGATTTTGATACTGTATATAGCAAGATATACGAATATTCGTCTCAATATATATGCATCGCTGAGTATTACAATCCGTCACCAACGGAAGTGAACTACAGAGGGCATAGCTGTCGTCTTTTTAAAAGAGACTTTGCCGGTGAGTTTTTAGAAAAATTTCCTGATGTCGAACTTGTCGATTATGGTTTTGCATACCACAAAGACAACAACTTCCATAAAGATGATATCAACTGGTTTCTGTTGCGGAAGTAA
- a CDS encoding transporter substrate-binding domain-containing protein: protein MAWEHPPYQFLDGEGEPWGLDVEVARLVFAKLGREVVFVAGDWDDVLASLRLGQVDCVTGVEIYRNHGRGRFSFTSPYYKRKAVIFVHQGDPDIFEAADLVSKVVAGDRSSYVEQYLRSRGLLKSIRIVKTKSIDQSMQMLVEGRVVAVIAPMAVGLLLAERHGVAVRIMDMGDPGSPVGFAVEKGNEELRNRLEAVLEALKREGALKPVLERWVR, encoded by the coding sequence ATGGCCTGGGAGCATCCGCCGTACCAGTTCCTGGACGGCGAGGGAGAGCCTTGGGGGCTCGATGTGGAGGTGGCCCGGCTTGTTTTCGCCAAGCTTGGGCGCGAGGTCGTTTTTGTGGCCGGGGATTGGGATGATGTCCTCGCAAGTTTGCGCCTTGGGCAGGTGGATTGCGTGACCGGAGTGGAGATTTATCGAAATCATGGGCGCGGCCGTTTCAGTTTTACGTCGCCGTATTACAAAAGAAAGGCCGTCATTTTTGTTCACCAGGGCGATCCCGATATTTTCGAGGCCGCCGATCTTGTCTCCAAGGTGGTCGCCGGTGACCGTTCTTCTTATGTCGAACAATACTTGCGTAGCCGGGGGCTCCTCAAGTCCATTCGCATTGTAAAGACCAAGAGCATAGACCAGTCCATGCAGATGCTCGTCGAAGGCAGGGTGGTCGCGGTCATTGCGCCCATGGCCGTCGGACTGCTTTTGGCCGAGAGGCATGGCGTGGCTGTCCGGATCATGGACATGGGCGATCCCGGATCTCCTGTTGGTTTTGCCGTGGAAAAAGGCAACGAGGAGTTGCGTAATCGGTTGGAGGCGGTTCTTGAGGCCCTGAAGCGCGAAGGGGCGTTGAAGCCGGTCTTGGAGCGTTGGGTGCGATGA
- a CDS encoding OmpP1/FadL family transporter, whose protein sequence is MKRVYACFALGFLACLLATANVVHAGGFALYEWGNRALGMGTANYATGNDASVVAYNPAQMSRLEGTNIYGGVTAVSPSSDVYINGDKNRTQKEVFGVPHAFATHQLNEDWTLGLGLYTRFGLGTNYDSDWPGDTLIEDALLESFSMTPTVSYKINDSLSVGGGIEIIKGFFTVHRELPTFGGGTLKTDVEGTSFGFNMGLLYDFNEMFSLGLMYRSPVHFEGDGDVEVTRSPLPINGKGDCTMTADFPASYSVGLGFKPIENLTFEFDIVYTQWEQFDRIEFDFDGSALPDTVEDFNYKSTWRFQLGAEYLLTDAFALRAGYVYDQTPIRGEYASPMLPANDRQMFTLGAGYKWSDWTVDVAGMYIITKERTGITMSDGAQNYDVDFKNGSTWGVGTSIGYHF, encoded by the coding sequence ATGAAACGCGTCTACGCATGTTTTGCGCTCGGTTTTCTGGCCTGCCTGCTGGCGACCGCCAATGTGGTCCATGCAGGCGGTTTTGCGTTGTATGAATGGGGCAACCGCGCCCTGGGAATGGGTACTGCCAACTACGCCACCGGTAATGACGCTTCCGTCGTCGCCTACAATCCGGCGCAGATGTCCCGGCTTGAAGGGACCAACATATACGGCGGCGTGACCGCTGTTTCTCCATCTTCCGATGTTTACATCAACGGAGATAAGAACCGGACCCAGAAAGAGGTCTTCGGCGTGCCTCACGCTTTCGCGACCCACCAGCTCAACGAAGACTGGACGCTTGGCCTGGGTCTGTATACCCGGTTCGGCCTGGGTACCAACTACGACAGCGATTGGCCCGGCGATACGTTGATTGAGGACGCCCTGCTGGAATCCTTCTCCATGACTCCGACAGTTTCCTATAAGATCAACGATTCCCTGTCCGTGGGTGGTGGTATCGAGATCATTAAAGGTTTCTTCACGGTTCACAGGGAATTACCCACCTTCGGCGGCGGAACGCTCAAGACCGATGTCGAAGGGACGTCCTTCGGCTTCAACATGGGGCTGCTCTATGACTTCAACGAGATGTTTTCCCTGGGGTTGATGTACCGCTCCCCGGTGCATTTCGAAGGTGACGGCGACGTGGAAGTGACCCGCAGCCCCCTGCCCATCAATGGAAAGGGCGATTGTACCATGACGGCCGACTTCCCGGCGAGCTACAGCGTCGGCCTGGGCTTCAAGCCTATCGAGAACCTGACTTTCGAATTCGACATAGTCTACACCCAGTGGGAACAGTTCGACCGCATCGAATTCGATTTCGACGGTTCCGCGCTGCCCGATACGGTGGAGGACTTCAACTACAAGTCCACCTGGCGGTTTCAGCTCGGCGCCGAGTACCTGCTGACCGACGCCTTCGCCCTGCGCGCCGGATATGTTTACGACCAGACGCCCATTCGCGGGGAGTACGCATCCCCCATGTTGCCCGCCAACGACCGTCAGATGTTCACGCTGGGCGCGGGGTATAAGTGGAGCGACTGGACCGTTGATGTGGCTGGCATGTATATCATCACCAAAGAGCGTACCGGCATAACCATGAGCGACGGCGCACAGAATTACGATGTGGATTTCAAGAACGGCAGCACCTGGGGTGTCGGCACTTCCATCGGATACCACTTCTAG
- a CDS encoding bile acid:sodium symporter family protein gives MKIDTIPYYIEKNFLLIAVVMSAVALAYPPSFTWVKPHIPLGLGVIMFGMGLTLEFGDFAQILRKWPVVGLGMALQYIIMPILAVVISRFLGLPPEIAVGMIVVGACPGGTASNVIAYLAKANVPLSVTMTLASTCIAPLLTPAIIYLLLERQVEIEFWAMVQSIFWIVVFPLIDGLILRRLFRHRLEPFLRWFPSLSIIVIALLIACIIGLNQTTLLGLPAMALLAVVLHNTLGLAAGYGLARAARCSRRDARTLAIEVGMQNSGLGVALAVKHFGAASALPGALFSLWHNISGVTLARRWRNRQD, from the coding sequence ATGAAAATCGACACCATACCCTATTATATCGAAAAAAACTTCCTTCTTATCGCCGTTGTCATGTCCGCCGTGGCCCTGGCGTATCCTCCTTCCTTCACCTGGGTGAAGCCGCACATTCCTCTGGGACTGGGCGTAATCATGTTCGGCATGGGACTGACCCTGGAATTCGGCGATTTCGCTCAAATTCTGCGCAAGTGGCCCGTGGTGGGGCTGGGCATGGCCCTGCAATACATCATCATGCCCATCCTGGCCGTGGTCATTTCCCGATTTCTCGGCCTTCCGCCGGAAATCGCCGTGGGCATGATCGTGGTTGGAGCCTGCCCGGGCGGCACCGCGTCCAATGTCATCGCCTATCTGGCAAAGGCCAACGTGCCCCTTTCGGTGACCATGACTCTGGCCTCCACGTGTATAGCGCCGCTGCTTACACCGGCCATCATCTATTTGTTGCTGGAGCGTCAGGTGGAGATCGAGTTCTGGGCCATGGTGCAATCCATTTTCTGGATAGTCGTCTTTCCCCTCATCGACGGACTTATCCTGCGCCGCTTGTTCCGCCACCGGCTTGAACCGTTTCTGCGCTGGTTCCCGTCCCTGTCCATCATCGTCATCGCGCTGCTTATCGCCTGCATCATCGGCCTGAATCAGACGACTCTTCTCGGCCTGCCGGCCATGGCTTTGTTGGCCGTGGTCCTGCACAACACCCTGGGGCTGGCGGCCGGATACGGTTTGGCCCGCGCCGCCAGGTGTTCCCGGCGCGATGCCAGAACGCTGGCCATTGAAGTGGGAATGCAGAATTCCGGCCTGGGCGTGGCGCTGGCCGTGAAGCACTTTGGCGCGGCTTCCGCGCTGCCCGGCGCGCTTTTCAGCCTGTGGCACAATATCTCCGGCGTGACTCTCGCCCGCCGCTGGCGCAACCGGCAGGATTGA
- a CDS encoding cobalt transporter, with protein sequence MRDFAAFVRSLDPRLKLAVALLIGPCLWKVHVLAAAVCALFLLLLALPLAAGLPGGGKMVRSLLGFVFFWVAVKAILDGISDVPPEYIASDAAQLTVRLVALLMLGLSLALSTSARALGLAVSWAFKPLLGAERAWRVALSLSLMVHFLPTCLATMSGVREVVARRCPDAGFFRRMRMIPQAVVRNLGQKTWNQTLAVACRGLDRAGAWEPDFSWTGRDSVVSAFVLLIAAAMFLV encoded by the coding sequence ATGCGCGATTTCGCGGCTTTTGTCCGGTCCCTGGACCCGCGCCTCAAGCTGGCGGTGGCCCTGCTGATAGGCCCCTGCCTGTGGAAGGTGCATGTCCTGGCGGCGGCAGTCTGCGCCCTGTTCCTGCTTCTGCTCGCCTTGCCGCTGGCGGCCGGACTGCCCGGCGGCGGCAAGATGGTGCGCAGCCTGCTGGGCTTCGTATTTTTTTGGGTTGCGGTAAAGGCTATACTTGACGGCATTTCCGACGTTCCACCGGAATATATCGCCTCGGACGCGGCCCAGTTGACCGTGCGGTTGGTAGCCTTGCTCATGCTTGGCCTGAGCCTGGCCCTGTCCACTTCGGCCCGCGCACTTGGGCTGGCCGTCTCCTGGGCGTTCAAGCCCCTGCTCGGCGCGGAGCGGGCCTGGCGCGTCGCCCTGTCGCTTTCCCTGATGGTCCACTTCCTGCCGACCTGTCTTGCCACCATGTCCGGCGTGCGCGAGGTGGTCGCGCGACGATGCCCCGACGCCGGTTTTTTTCGGCGTATGCGCATGATTCCCCAGGCGGTTGTCCGTAATCTTGGGCAGAAGACCTGGAATCAGACTCTGGCCGTGGCCTGTCGTGGGCTGGACCGGGCCGGAGCATGGGAACCCGATTTTTCCTGGACCGGCCGGGATTCCGTCGTGTCCGCCTTCGTGCTGCTGATCGCGGCGGCCATGTTTTTGGTATAG
- a CDS encoding rhodanese-like domain-containing protein — protein MPTITQMTPDQARKFMEAGKPDAYTLLDVRQELEYEADHIPGARLVPLPELPDRLDELDREMPLLVYCASGGRSMAAAALLEGQGFKDVNNLAGGMSAWEGESAFGPMELGMVDFTGAESPAEALLKAYAMEDTLQTFYVQRADMAETKDRIELFMQLAGFEDRHKDVLYELYTRIAEEVMSREEFESVALRNAEEAAEGGVPVSEFMDRFPGAFDSDQGVLELALMVEAQALDYYLRCAMRAKNKDSMDIFQLLAREEKAHLKVLGKQMDKQS, from the coding sequence ATGCCCACCATCACCCAGATGACGCCGGATCAGGCCCGCAAGTTCATGGAGGCGGGTAAACCAGACGCTTATACGCTCCTCGACGTGCGCCAGGAGCTGGAATACGAGGCGGATCATATCCCGGGGGCCCGTTTGGTGCCTCTCCCGGAATTGCCGGACCGGCTGGACGAACTCGACAGGGAAATGCCCCTGCTGGTCTATTGCGCATCGGGCGGCCGCTCCATGGCCGCGGCGGCTTTGCTTGAGGGGCAGGGGTTCAAGGACGTCAACAACCTGGCGGGCGGCATGTCCGCCTGGGAAGGAGAGTCCGCTTTCGGCCCCATGGAGCTGGGCATGGTCGACTTCACCGGCGCGGAGAGTCCCGCCGAGGCTCTGCTCAAGGCCTACGCCATGGAGGACACCCTTCAGACCTTCTATGTGCAGCGGGCGGATATGGCCGAGACCAAGGACCGCATCGAGCTGTTCATGCAGCTGGCCGGGTTCGAAGACAGGCACAAGGATGTCCTGTACGAGCTGTACACTCGCATCGCCGAGGAAGTCATGAGCCGCGAGGAGTTCGAGTCGGTGGCCCTGCGCAATGCCGAAGAGGCCGCCGAGGGCGGGGTGCCTGTCAGCGAGTTCATGGACCGCTTCCCGGGCGCTTTCGATAGCGACCAGGGCGTTCTTGAATTGGCTCTCATGGTCGAGGCTCAGGCCCTGGATTATTATCTGCGTTGCGCCATGCGCGCCAAGAACAAGGACAGCATGGATATATTCCAACTCTTGGCAAGGGAAGAGAAGGCCCATCTCAAGGTGCTCGGCAAGCAGATGGACAAGCAGAGCTGA
- a CDS encoding energy-coupling factor ABC transporter ATP-binding protein: protein MIELNTVTFAYPAGEEVLSEVSLKVIKGGLLGLAGANGSGKSTLLALMAGLYAPVSGSLEVAGRVSPGKEGGIRSVCRLVMQDADLQILGATVEEDLLLGRERSEAVTAEARDMAERLNLLKYWDRPVQTLSWGTKRKLCLAAALLDRPCVLLLDEPFSGLDYPGVREMRALIRANREAGLTQVVSSHDLDSFIDLVDELAVLDNGMLALDGPPAAVLDEVKAHGVRAPGSWTACRTIVPWDGEEG, encoded by the coding sequence ATGATAGAACTCAATACGGTTACGTTTGCCTATCCTGCGGGGGAAGAGGTGTTGTCCGAGGTTTCCCTGAAAGTGATTAAGGGCGGCTTGCTCGGCCTGGCCGGTGCCAACGGTTCCGGCAAGTCCACCTTGCTCGCTTTGATGGCTGGTTTGTATGCCCCGGTCAGCGGAAGCCTTGAAGTGGCCGGGCGTGTCAGCCCGGGCAAGGAGGGCGGCATCCGTTCGGTCTGCCGGTTGGTCATGCAGGATGCGGACTTGCAGATTCTCGGGGCCACGGTGGAAGAGGACCTTTTGCTTGGCCGCGAGCGGAGCGAGGCTGTGACGGCCGAGGCCCGCGACATGGCGGAGCGGCTCAATCTGCTGAAGTACTGGGACCGCCCGGTGCAGACCCTCTCCTGGGGCACCAAGCGGAAGCTCTGTCTGGCGGCGGCATTGCTCGACAGGCCGTGTGTGCTGCTTTTGGACGAACCGTTCAGCGGTCTGGATTACCCGGGCGTGCGCGAGATGCGCGCCCTGATTCGGGCCAACCGGGAAGCTGGATTGACCCAGGTTGTTTCCAGCCACGACCTGGACAGCTTCATCGATTTGGTGGACGAACTGGCCGTGCTCGACAACGGCATGTTGGCGTTGGACGGCCCGCCTGCCGCCGTGCTTGACGAGGTCAAGGCGCATGGCGTCCGCGCGCCCGGCTCCTGGACCGCTTGCCGGACCATTGTTCCCTGGGACGGGGAGGAGGGCTGA
- a CDS encoding hybrid sensor histidine kinase/response regulator — translation MPLLHKIRSRRSLVQHLTASLVTVVVLSSFAVSSVIFLLLYEKSEAQFKQRADEALTHLANSLESYLWHMEEESVVNLCNTFANIDIVVFIEVRDHRGNDIYRYGEITKGRTIIKEKRVSYDNIEVGLVRLGLTPAIFREKVYETTWISLLSLLSVVIVLGLSTRVILNRNLRMPLGRLIQRIEGLSAGQYTEDPDAEEGFQEVQRILSKFNEMSKQVRSRETELRESEEKYRRLFETSIEGIVMIDVDQRISQVNGVFAEMLGYTEEELVGNDVLDFIHAEDRNVHDMETEKRRAGEASQYERRFVRKDGSEVWTLISASPQFDAEGRFSGVFSMITDITPVRVAQAKLKTAYDELEKRVVERTDELNKTNRLLTSEIYIRKQTEKEIIKAKEAAEKATQAKSEFLANMSHEIRTPMNAIIGMTHLIKMTELSAAQRDYLNKIDISAKSLLGIINDVLDLSKIEAGMLTVESVGFKLEQVLEQLTSIVSPRANEKKLEFLINVDRDVPPAVQGDPMRLAQILINLCNNAVKFTDEGAVVVGISTVEKDADRARLRFTVRDDGIGIKQAQLQDLFQPFTQADASTTRKYGGTGLGLSLCNQLIELMGGEIGVESDFGKGSLFWFEVDFPVFREEKVSATLPCELQGKPALVVDDNPTSRVILKGMLEYMGLSVTTAKSGREALDILHGREAEGGFSLLVVDWRMPGMDGLETAEAVLADEAIKVKPPMFMVSAYGNASLVKRTNELGFRGLLFKPVNQSFLFNLVVETLGKGMVTLHDVPRPEKTLDQLSGKRVLLVEDNEINRQVAQEILESVGVDVLEAHNGEIALKSLSENDVDLVLMDIQMPVMDGHEATRWIRAQARFKDLPIIAMTAHAMLADIEKSREVGMNDHIAKPFDPDDLFAILTKWLVSDGEAASVAAPGGKPPSRSAVDKAAVPAIMKGIDVQLGLRRARGNEKLYRTLLLLLDEKYADAAVQIGEHLSAGRRQDAAALAHAVKGTSGMLGAMGLFESASVLEMAATQEDMDPAESLSEFSIRLDEVLDSIGVLKAAQPEESEFPQAGEVASQEELLASLEGLRSPLSQGAPVECRERSKAVKALVWPVNLQGEAAQLVKFIAEYDFKKALAHLEEMERELRRGAANG, via the coding sequence ATGCCGTTGCTGCATAAGATCAGGAGCAGACGCTCCCTGGTGCAACACCTGACCGCGAGCCTGGTTACCGTGGTGGTGCTCTCGTCCTTTGCCGTTTCGTCCGTTATCTTTCTGCTTCTCTATGAGAAGTCCGAGGCGCAATTCAAGCAGCGGGCCGACGAGGCCCTGACGCATCTGGCCAACAGCCTGGAATCCTACCTCTGGCATATGGAGGAGGAATCCGTGGTCAACCTCTGCAACACCTTCGCCAACATAGACATAGTGGTCTTCATCGAGGTCCGTGACCATCGCGGCAACGATATCTATCGGTACGGCGAGATTACCAAGGGGCGGACCATCATCAAGGAAAAGCGGGTCAGCTACGACAATATTGAGGTCGGACTGGTCCGGCTGGGCCTGACTCCGGCCATCTTCCGCGAGAAGGTCTATGAAACCACCTGGATCAGCCTTCTCTCCTTGCTTTCCGTAGTCATTGTGCTCGGCCTGTCCACGCGGGTCATCCTGAACCGCAATCTTCGAATGCCCCTGGGACGGCTTATTCAGCGAATCGAAGGGCTTTCCGCCGGTCAGTACACCGAGGACCCGGACGCGGAGGAAGGATTTCAGGAAGTTCAACGTATCCTGTCCAAGTTCAACGAGATGAGTAAGCAGGTCCGGTCGCGCGAGACCGAGTTGCGTGAAAGCGAGGAGAAGTACCGTCGTCTGTTTGAGACGAGCATCGAAGGCATCGTCATGATCGACGTGGATCAGCGTATTTCCCAGGTCAATGGGGTCTTTGCCGAGATGCTGGGCTATACGGAAGAGGAACTGGTTGGCAATGATGTGCTGGATTTCATTCATGCCGAGGACCGGAACGTCCACGACATGGAGACCGAGAAACGGCGGGCGGGTGAGGCGTCCCAGTATGAACGGCGGTTTGTCCGCAAGGACGGTTCCGAGGTCTGGACACTTATTTCCGCCAGCCCGCAGTTCGATGCCGAAGGTCGGTTCAGCGGAGTGTTTTCCATGATTACGGACATCACCCCGGTGCGCGTTGCCCAGGCCAAACTCAAGACCGCCTACGACGAGTTGGAAAAGCGGGTCGTGGAACGTACCGACGAACTGAACAAGACCAACCGGCTGCTTACCTCCGAAATCTACATCCGTAAGCAGACGGAAAAGGAGATTATCAAGGCCAAGGAGGCGGCGGAGAAGGCCACCCAGGCCAAGAGCGAGTTCCTGGCCAACATGAGCCATGAGATACGCACGCCCATGAACGCCATCATCGGCATGACCCATCTCATCAAGATGACTGAGCTTTCGGCTGCCCAGCGGGATTATTTGAATAAGATAGATATTTCGGCCAAGTCGTTGCTCGGCATCATCAACGATGTGCTTGATCTGTCCAAGATCGAGGCGGGAATGCTCACGGTGGAGTCCGTGGGGTTCAAGCTCGAACAGGTGCTTGAGCAATTGACCTCCATTGTTTCGCCGAGGGCCAACGAAAAGAAGCTCGAATTTCTCATCAACGTGGATCGTGACGTGCCGCCCGCCGTTCAGGGCGACCCCATGCGGTTGGCCCAGATTCTCATCAACCTGTGCAACAACGCCGTGAAGTTTACGGACGAAGGGGCCGTGGTGGTGGGCATTTCCACCGTGGAAAAGGACGCGGACAGGGCCAGGTTGCGTTTTACCGTCAGGGACGACGGCATCGGCATCAAACAGGCGCAACTTCAGGATTTGTTCCAGCCCTTCACTCAGGCCGACGCTTCCACCACTCGGAAATATGGCGGCACGGGTTTGGGATTGAGTCTGTGCAACCAACTGATCGAGCTTATGGGCGGCGAAATCGGGGTTGAGAGCGATTTCGGCAAGGGCAGCCTCTTTTGGTTCGAGGTCGATTTCCCCGTCTTCCGCGAGGAGAAGGTGAGCGCGACGTTGCCTTGCGAATTGCAGGGGAAGCCCGCCCTGGTGGTGGACGACAACCCTACCTCACGGGTCATTCTCAAGGGGATGCTCGAATACATGGGACTGTCCGTGACTACTGCCAAATCGGGCCGCGAGGCGCTGGACATCCTGCATGGCCGGGAGGCGGAGGGCGGTTTCAGTCTGCTTGTGGTGGACTGGCGTATGCCGGGCATGGACGGGCTGGAGACTGCGGAGGCGGTACTCGCCGACGAGGCCATCAAGGTCAAGCCGCCCATGTTCATGGTGTCGGCCTACGGCAATGCTTCGCTGGTAAAACGGACCAACGAGCTGGGTTTCCGCGGCCTGCTGTTCAAGCCGGTCAATCAATCTTTTCTGTTCAATCTGGTGGTGGAGACTCTGGGCAAGGGCATGGTCACCCTGCACGATGTCCCACGGCCGGAAAAGACGCTGGATCAACTTTCCGGCAAGCGGGTTCTGCTTGTGGAGGACAACGAGATCAATCGCCAGGTGGCCCAGGAGATTCTGGAGTCGGTCGGGGTGGATGTCCTTGAAGCCCACAACGGCGAAATTGCCCTGAAATCTCTCAGTGAGAACGATGTGGACCTCGTGCTCATGGACATTCAGATGCCGGTCATGGACGGCCACGAGGCCACTCGGTGGATTCGCGCCCAGGCACGTTTCAAGGATTTGCCGATTATCGCCATGACCGCCCATGCCATGCTCGCCGACATCGAGAAAAGCCGGGAAGTGGGCATGAACGATCATATCGCCAAACCCTTCGACCCGGACGATTTGTTCGCCATCCTGACCAAATGGCTGGTGAGCGACGGGGAGGCCGCATCGGTTGCGGCCCCGGGCGGAAAGCCCCCCAGTCGTTCCGCCGTGGACAAAGCGGCCGTTCCAGCAATCATGAAGGGCATCGACGTGCAACTCGGCCTCAGGCGCGCCAGGGGCAATGAGAAGCTTTATCGGACCCTGCTTCTCCTGCTGGACGAGAAGTATGCGGACGCGGCAGTGCAGATCGGAGAACACCTGTCCGCAGGCCGTCGTCAGGATGCGGCGGCCCTGGCCCATGCGGTCAAGGGAACTTCCGGGATGCTTGGCGCCATGGGGCTGTTCGAGTCTGCGAGTGTTTTGGAAATGGCCGCGACGCAGGAAGACATGGACCCCGCTGAATCCTTGTCCGAGTTTTCGATCCGGCTGGACGAGGTTCTCGACAGCATCGGCGTGCTGAAGGCGGCCCAGCCCGAGGAATCCGAGTTTCCCCAGGCCGGGGAGGTCGCTTCGCAGGAGGAGTTGTTGGCAAGCCTTGAAGGTCTTCGGTCCCCCCTTTCCCAAGGCGCGCCGGTGGAATGCCGGGAGCGGAGCAAAGCCGTGAAAGCGCTGGTCTGGCCAGTCAACCTTCAGGGAGAGGCCGCCCAGTTGGTCAAGTTCATCGCCGAATATGATTTCAAGAAGGCGTTGGCGCACCTGGAGGAGATGGAACGGGAGCTTCGCCGGGGCGCGGCAAACGGCTGA